One genomic window of Danaus plexippus chromosome 23, MEX_DaPlex, whole genome shotgun sequence includes the following:
- the LOC116774857 gene encoding charged multivesicular body protein 3 encodes MGLFGKSPERNPKEMVNEWSHKIRKEGYNLDRQIRAIQREEEKVKRSLKEAATKNDKQVCTILAKEIIRSRKTISKIYTSKAHLNSVQMQMKNQLATLRVAGSLQKSTEVMQAMQALVRLPEIANTMQELSKEMMKAGIIEEMLDDTMSNLEDEEEMEEAAQSEVDKVLWELTQGKLGEAPAPPTAEAPSTSKEPEEDETELDEMQSRLEALRS; translated from the exons atgggtTTATTTGGTAAATCACCGGAAAGAAATCCCAAGGAAATG gTAAATGAATGGTCTCACAAAATTCGAAAAGAAGGATATAATTTGGACAGACAAATAAGAG CCATTCAAAGGGAAGAGGAAAAAGTTAAAAGATCCCTTAAAGAAGCAGCAACCAAAAACGACAAACAAGTATGCACAATACTAGCAAAAGAAATCATAAGATCAAGAAAAACTATCAGCAAAATATACACAAGCAAAGCACATCTTAATTCTGTACAGATGCAAATGAAAAATCAACTCG CAACTTTAAGAGTGGCTGGGTCATTACAAAAATCCACGGAG GTGATGCAAGCAATGCAAGCGCTTGTCCGTTTACCGGAAATCGCAAATACCATGCAGGAATTGAGTAAGGAGATGATGAAGGCCGGCATTATTGAGGAAATGTTGGATGATACCATGTCCAACCTGGAGGATGAAGAGGAGATGGAAGAGGCAGCGCAGAGTGAGGTCGATAAG GTTTTGTGGGAGTTAACTCAAGGCAAGTTGGGGGAAGCCCCGGCGCCGCCGACAGCAGAGGCGCCCTCTACCAGCAAGGAGCCCGAGGAGGATGAAACGGAACTGGATGAAATGCAATCCAGACTCGAGGCTCTCAGATCATAG